A DNA window from Rossellomorea marisflavi contains the following coding sequences:
- a CDS encoding DUF2529 domain-containing protein, which yields MIKMFTTQLTGLFQRISGKQEFEIEDSSRLLAQAAIGEGTIYIQAFGEMEGVAAEAISGAEPLPSAARYHEDVELTEADRVLIVTRLSTDEEAVTFARGLAEKGIPSVGISGMVPGDGSLEEICDFHVDTKVIKGLLPGEEIGERVSFPSSMAALYIYFALSFLIKEILSEYEE from the coding sequence ATGATCAAGATGTTCACGACACAGCTGACCGGTCTCTTTCAGCGAATTTCCGGCAAGCAGGAATTCGAAATCGAAGACTCTTCCCGTCTACTGGCCCAGGCTGCCATAGGAGAGGGCACGATCTATATACAGGCATTCGGTGAAATGGAAGGCGTGGCCGCAGAGGCCATTTCCGGTGCGGAGCCCCTGCCTTCAGCTGCAAGGTATCACGAAGACGTCGAGCTGACGGAAGCCGACCGCGTCCTCATTGTCACCAGGCTTTCCACTGATGAAGAAGCCGTGACCTTCGCCCGCGGTCTCGCAGAAAAAGGCATCCCGTCCGTAGGGATTTCCGGTATGGTGCCCGGAGATGGAAGCCTCGAGGAGATCTGTGACTTCCACGTTGATACGAAAGTCATCAAAGGGCTCCTTCCCGGGGAAGAAATCGGGGAAAGGGTCAGCTTCCCTTCAAGCATGGCTGCCCTCTATATTTATTTCGCTCTATCGTTCCTGATCAAAGAGATTCTATCAGAATATGAAGAATGA
- a CDS encoding response regulator, whose protein sequence is MNEKILIVDDQFGIRILLNEVLQKEGYQTFQAANGIQALEIVDQHSPDLVLLDMKIPGMDGIEILKRMKQKDDGIRVIIMTAYGELDMIQEAKDLGALTHFAKPFDIDDIRRAVKQYIPA, encoded by the coding sequence ATGAACGAGAAAATACTTATCGTGGACGATCAATTTGGTATCAGGATTCTATTGAATGAGGTACTTCAAAAGGAAGGATATCAAACATTCCAGGCTGCGAACGGGATACAGGCACTGGAAATTGTCGATCAGCATTCCCCCGACCTTGTCCTCCTTGATATGAAAATACCTGGAATGGATGGAATCGAAATCCTTAAACGGATGAAGCAAAAGGACGATGGGATCAGGGTCATCATCATGACCGCCTATGGTGAGCTTGATATGATCCAAGAGGCGAAAGACCTTGGGGCTCTAACACATTTCGCGAAGCCGTTTGATATCGACGACATCCGACGGGCCGTCAAACAGTACATCCCTGCCTAA
- the fdaB gene encoding class IIb fructose-bisphosphate aldolase FdaB: MPLVSMKDMLIQAKEKNYAVGQFNLNNLEFTQAILQAAEEEKSPVILGVSEGAARYMSGFKTVVKIVEGLMEDLNITVPVAIHLDHGSSFDKCKEAIDAGFTSVMIDASHGPFEENIEITSKVVEYAHAKGVSVEAELGTVGGQEDDVIADGVIYADPKECQELVERTGIDTLAPALGSVHGPYKGEPNLGFKEMEEIGAATGVPLVLHGGTGIPTKDIQKAISFGTAKINVNTENQIASAKKVREVLAADSEVYDPRKYLGPAREAIKATVIGKMREFGSSNQA; encoded by the coding sequence ATGCCTTTAGTGTCTATGAAAGACATGCTTATTCAAGCAAAAGAAAAAAACTATGCAGTTGGTCAGTTCAACCTGAACAACCTTGAGTTCACTCAAGCGATCCTGCAAGCTGCAGAAGAAGAGAAATCACCTGTCATTCTAGGTGTTTCTGAAGGTGCGGCACGTTACATGAGCGGATTCAAAACAGTCGTGAAGATTGTTGAAGGTCTTATGGAAGACTTGAACATCACTGTACCTGTTGCGATCCACTTGGACCACGGTTCAAGCTTCGATAAATGTAAAGAAGCGATCGACGCTGGCTTCACATCTGTTATGATCGATGCTTCACACGGTCCTTTCGAAGAAAATATCGAAATCACTTCTAAAGTGGTAGAATATGCTCACGCAAAAGGTGTTTCTGTTGAAGCTGAACTTGGAACAGTGGGCGGTCAAGAAGATGACGTTATCGCTGATGGCGTAATCTATGCTGACCCTAAAGAGTGTCAAGAACTAGTAGAACGTACTGGTATCGACACACTTGCTCCAGCTCTTGGTTCTGTTCACGGTCCTTACAAAGGTGAACCAAACCTAGGCTTCAAAGAAATGGAAGAAATCGGAGCAGCTACTGGTGTTCCTCTAGTTCTTCACGGTGGTACTGGTATCCCGACAAAAGACATCCAAAAAGCGATCTCTTTCGGAACTGCCAAAATCAACGTGAACACTGAAAACCAAATCGCTTCAGCTAAGAAAGTACGCGAAGTACTTGCTGCTGATTCTGAAGTATACGATCCACGTAAATACCTCGGACCTGCTCGCGAAGCAATCAAAGCGACAGTCATCGGTAAAATGCGTGAATTCGGTTCTTCTAACCAAGCGTAA